The genomic region GGTAGCGAAAGTTCCTCAACCGGGGTATGCGTAAACGTCATGTCCTTCACGGATGCGTCCCTGGTCGCGCTGCGGGTGTTCCGCGAGGTCGCCGAGCGCGGCACGCTGACGGCGGCGGCCAGCGCGCTCGGCTACACGCAGTCGGCGGTGTCGCGGCAGATCGCGGCATTGGAACGGGCGGCGGGCGTGCCGTTGCTGGAACGGCGGCACGACGGCGTGCGGCTCACCGCGGCCGGACGGCTCGTGCTGCGGCGCGCGACCGTGGTGGTGGAGCAGGTCGACGCGGTCGCGCGCGAGCTCGCCGGGTTGCCGGAGGAGGACGAGAGCACGGTGCGGCTCGGCTGGGTCGCGACGGCCGGGGCGTGGGTGGTGCCGCGGGCGTTGACGGAGCTGGCGCGGACACATCCGTCGATCACCGTCGTCACGCGCGAGGGCAGCACACCGGCGTTGGTGCGCGCACTGCGTGCGGGAACGGTGGACCTCGCGGTGATCGCGTCGTCGCCACCGTTCCGCGCGCCCGACGACGAGACGCCGGAGCTGGCGGTCGACATCCTCGTCGAACGCAGCCTGCGTGTGGCCGTCCCGGCGGCACACCCGTTGGCGCGCAACGACTTCATCGACTTCGCCGATCTCAGTGGGCAGCGGTGGATCTCCGGGCCGGGCGACCCGCTGGTGATGGGGGCGTGGCCCGGGCTGACCGAACGGCCGCTGGTCGCGCACACCGCCCGTGACTGGCTGGCGAAGCTGCAGCTGGTCGCCGCCGGGCTCGGCATCACGACGGCGCCCGCCTCGCTCGTGGCGGTGGTGCCGGACGGGGTGCGGTGCTGCCGGTGCGGGGTGACCGGCCGAGCAGCGCCGGACCTGCTCGCCCGGCTGCCCGGTGCGCCGTCCGAGCCCGTCGTCCGGCTCGCCGCCGCCCTGCGCGCCGCGTTCCTGGAGACTGAGTAGCCGCATCAACCGATCGGTGGATGCCGGTCGGGCCGCTCGTTCGATGATCCTCCTGCGCGGTTGTTCCACGCTGGTCGCATGGCAATCATCGAAGTGCACGACATCGGCAAGCGGTACGGGCCGAAGGTCGCGGTGGACTCGGTGTCGTTCTCGGTGGCCGAGGGGGAGATCTTCGGTGTGCTCGGGCCGAACGGCGCGGGCAAGACCACGACGGTCGAGTGCGTGGCCGGGCTGCGGACGCCGGACCGGGGGAGCGTGGCGGTGCTGGGGCGGCCGCCGGCGCAGTCGCGTGCCGCGATCGGGGTGCAGCTGCAGGCGTCCGAGCTGCCGGAGCGGATCCGGGTCGGGGAGGCGCTCGCGTTGTTCTCGTCGTTCTA from Lentzea guizhouensis harbors:
- a CDS encoding LysR family transcriptional regulator, whose product is MSFTDASLVALRVFREVAERGTLTAAASALGYTQSAVSRQIAALERAAGVPLLERRHDGVRLTAAGRLVLRRATVVVEQVDAVARELAGLPEEDESTVRLGWVATAGAWVVPRALTELARTHPSITVVTREGSTPALVRALRAGTVDLAVIASSPPFRAPDDETPELAVDILVERSLRVAVPAAHPLARNDFIDFADLSGQRWISGPGDPLVMGAWPGLTERPLVAHTARDWLAKLQLVAAGLGITTAPASLVAVVPDGVRCCRCGVTGRAAPDLLARLPGAPSEPVVRLAAALRAAFLETE